The Mycobacterium sp. 3519A genome contains a region encoding:
- a CDS encoding DUF2339 domain-containing protein gives MTEPRAVISRLSADSAAISQYLARMSADLAELDRLLAAQPQPMPYAPHWPQYPPPQYPAPVEQQQRKERSENWIGRMLAVAGVAVTLVGVVLLLVLAAQAGILRPEFRVAGGAVLAAGLVACAYWLSTRPGGRVGAVALAATGIGAAYMDVIAVTTIYDWVPAAVGLVIAAVVGGGGMTLARRWDSQHLGVLVLVPLICLAPVITDGVTLLLVGFMLALSAASLPVQLGKDWIWLHAARTAAPTFPLLIALVAVAFSSDRDLWLAGACALAALLALAGALILLPRTTNGAATALLTAAGALPVLCVSPAVDRVVAALMAASLAAVMLAIVLTRPPGVTAAVRQIWSALAAVSALVAVTVAFDGYIAGPVLLAMAVVVAVAGRRDPIARWVAIGFGFVGGGIFLVYAPPTAIVEATEITTAEGISTLIASVLLVASAIAITWSWRDEPVVWAGCAAVVIYAVTAFTVTAGVWIGGENGGFFAGHMAATICWIAMAAGLFGYAARVTRAERSLPIGGGLTLVAAAMAKLFLFDLGTLDGIFRVAVFIVVGLVLLGMGAGYARLLERQDSAKLE, from the coding sequence ATGACCGAACCGCGTGCCGTCATCTCCCGGTTGTCTGCGGATTCCGCTGCGATCTCCCAGTACCTCGCGCGGATGTCCGCCGATCTGGCCGAACTCGACCGCCTGCTGGCTGCACAGCCCCAACCGATGCCTTATGCGCCGCACTGGCCGCAGTATCCGCCGCCGCAGTACCCGGCCCCGGTCGAGCAGCAGCAGCGGAAGGAACGGTCCGAGAACTGGATCGGACGGATGCTGGCGGTCGCCGGGGTCGCCGTCACGCTCGTCGGTGTCGTGCTGCTGTTGGTGCTGGCGGCCCAGGCGGGCATCCTGCGTCCCGAGTTCCGGGTCGCGGGCGGCGCCGTGCTTGCGGCCGGGTTGGTGGCCTGTGCGTACTGGCTCAGCACGCGACCCGGCGGCCGAGTGGGCGCCGTCGCCCTGGCCGCCACCGGCATCGGCGCCGCATACATGGACGTCATCGCAGTCACGACGATCTACGACTGGGTGCCCGCCGCCGTCGGCCTGGTCATCGCGGCCGTCGTCGGCGGCGGCGGTATGACCTTGGCGCGGCGGTGGGATTCGCAGCATCTCGGGGTGCTGGTGCTGGTGCCGCTGATCTGCCTGGCGCCGGTGATCACCGACGGTGTCACGCTGCTTCTCGTCGGTTTCATGCTCGCGCTGTCCGCCGCCTCGCTGCCCGTCCAACTCGGCAAGGACTGGATCTGGTTGCACGCTGCACGCACGGCCGCCCCCACTTTCCCGTTGTTGATCGCGTTGGTCGCCGTCGCCTTCAGTTCGGATCGTGACCTGTGGCTGGCGGGCGCGTGCGCCCTCGCCGCATTGCTGGCACTGGCAGGGGCGCTGATCCTGTTGCCGCGCACGACAAATGGAGCCGCGACGGCGCTGCTGACGGCGGCGGGTGCGCTGCCGGTCCTGTGTGTCTCCCCGGCGGTGGACCGGGTGGTGGCAGCGTTGATGGCGGCGTCGCTGGCCGCGGTCATGCTCGCGATCGTGCTGACCCGCCCGCCCGGCGTGACCGCCGCGGTACGGCAGATCTGGTCGGCGCTGGCGGCGGTGTCGGCGCTGGTTGCGGTGACCGTCGCCTTCGACGGTTACATCGCTGGCCCAGTGCTGCTGGCGATGGCCGTCGTGGTCGCGGTCGCGGGTCGGCGCGATCCGATCGCGCGGTGGGTGGCGATCGGCTTCGGGTTCGTCGGGGGTGGCATCTTCCTGGTCTACGCACCGCCGACCGCAATCGTCGAGGCCACCGAAATCACCACTGCAGAAGGCATTTCCACATTGATCGCCAGTGTCTTGTTGGTCGCGTCCGCGATCGCCATCACCTGGTCCTGGCGTGACGAACCGGTCGTCTGGGCGGGCTGCGCCGCCGTGGTGATCTATGCCGTGACCGCGTTCACCGTGACGGCCGGTGTGTGGATCGGCGGCGAGAACGGCGGCTTCTTCGCCGGCCACATGGCCGCCACGATCTGCTGGATCGCGATGGCCGCGGGCCTCTTCGGCTATGCGGCGCGGGTCACCAGGGCCGAACGGTCGCTGCCGATCGGCGGAGGGCTGACACTGGTCGCCGCTGCGATGGCCAAACTTTTCCTGTTCGACCTCGGCACCCTCGACGGGATCTTCCGGGTGGCGGTGTTCATCGTGGTCGGCCTGGTGCTACTCGGCATGGGCGCCGGCTACGCGCGCCTATTGGAACGACAGGATTCCGCCAAATTGGAATGA
- a CDS encoding Dps family protein has protein sequence MGTTTRRTEAEVQAFQASPALSANLQRVLVDLIELHLQGKQAHWNVVGGNFRDLHLQLDELVDFAREASDTIAERMRALDAVPDGRSDTVAATTSLPEFPAYERSTAEVVDLITARTYAAVDTIRGVHDAVDAEDPSTADILHQLIDGLEKLAWLIKSENRKV, from the coding sequence ATGGGTACCACAACACGTCGCACAGAAGCAGAAGTACAGGCATTTCAGGCATCGCCGGCTCTCAGCGCGAACCTGCAGCGGGTGCTGGTCGACCTGATCGAACTGCACCTGCAGGGCAAGCAGGCGCACTGGAACGTCGTCGGCGGCAATTTCCGCGACCTGCACCTGCAACTCGACGAACTCGTCGACTTCGCACGCGAGGCAAGTGACACCATCGCCGAGCGGATGCGGGCGCTGGACGCGGTGCCCGACGGCCGGTCCGACACCGTCGCCGCCACCACGTCGCTGCCGGAGTTCCCGGCCTATGAGCGCAGCACGGCCGAGGTCGTCGACCTGATCACCGCGCGCACCTACGCGGCGGTCGACACCATCCGCGGCGTCCACGACGCGGTCGACGCGGAGGACCCGAGCACCGCGGACATCCTGCACCAGCTGATCGACGGGCTGGAGAAGCTGGCCTGGCTGATCAAGTCGGAGAACCGGAAGGTGTGA
- a CDS encoding adenylate/guanylate cyclase domain-containing protein: protein MVAKVRSVCVPDVALENRVPARTRHQNETVARHLRVLTVTTRIGAVISIFFGIQALIIGQDVLWIAMVNLAAGAIFLLIPLLYRFGELVAPLVFFFVAYASITVVCWHLGTSSGLPFYYLLAATLMVLILGVDHIVLTAVLAAGNAATVIALELLVPYNTGVQPDWAYRTGFILTVTSAFVMVIAVAWYALREIRRARLAMEAEYERSERLLTNILPAPIAERLKDPSRNIIADKYDDASILFADIAGYTKRSSDTPPTDLVRFLDRLYTDLDALVDRHGLEKVKTSGDSYMVVSGVPEPRDDHIEALACLALDMAETVADLKDPQGREVPLRIGLAAGPVVAGVVGARKFFYDVWGDAVNVAARMETTDVEGRIQVPDDVYQRLNHAFVLEERGEVDIKGKGVMHTWYLVGRRDDEAVRNAVERRSAVTPSGSPT from the coding sequence GTGGTGGCCAAGGTTCGATCCGTCTGCGTGCCCGACGTGGCGCTCGAGAACCGGGTGCCTGCCCGCACCCGGCATCAGAACGAAACCGTTGCGCGCCACCTTCGGGTACTGACCGTCACCACCCGCATCGGCGCGGTCATCAGCATCTTCTTCGGCATTCAAGCGTTGATCATCGGACAGGATGTGCTGTGGATCGCGATGGTGAACCTGGCCGCCGGTGCCATCTTTCTGCTGATCCCCTTGCTGTACCGGTTCGGTGAGTTGGTCGCGCCGCTGGTGTTCTTCTTCGTGGCGTACGCCTCGATCACCGTGGTGTGCTGGCACCTCGGCACGAGTTCGGGATTGCCGTTCTACTACCTACTCGCCGCGACCCTGATGGTGTTGATCCTCGGCGTCGATCACATCGTGCTGACAGCGGTACTCGCCGCGGGCAACGCCGCGACCGTCATCGCACTCGAGCTACTCGTTCCGTATAACACTGGCGTGCAACCGGATTGGGCATACCGGACGGGTTTCATCCTCACGGTGACATCGGCCTTCGTGATGGTGATCGCGGTGGCGTGGTACGCGCTGCGGGAGATCCGGCGGGCACGGCTGGCGATGGAGGCCGAATATGAACGGTCCGAGAGGCTGCTCACCAACATCCTGCCCGCGCCCATCGCCGAGCGCCTGAAAGACCCGTCGCGCAACATCATCGCCGACAAGTACGACGACGCGTCGATTCTGTTCGCCGACATCGCCGGGTACACCAAACGCTCGAGTGACACTCCCCCAACAGATTTGGTGCGCTTCCTGGACCGGCTCTACACCGATCTGGATGCGCTCGTCGACCGGCACGGCCTGGAGAAGGTCAAGACGAGCGGCGATTCCTACATGGTGGTCAGCGGCGTTCCTGAACCGCGCGACGATCACATCGAGGCGCTCGCCTGTCTGGCACTCGACATGGCCGAGACCGTCGCGGACCTGAAAGACCCTCAGGGTCGCGAGGTTCCGCTACGCATCGGCCTTGCCGCCGGGCCGGTGGTGGCAGGCGTGGTCGGTGCGCGCAAGTTCTTCTACGACGTGTGGGGCGACGCGGTCAACGTGGCGGCGCGGATGGAGACCACCGATGTCGAGGGGCGGATCCAGGTGCCCGACGACGTGTATCAGCGCCTCAACCACGCATTCGTGCTCGAAGAGCGCGGAGAGGTCGACATCAAGGGCAAGGGCGTCATGCACACCTGGTACCTGGTCGGCCGCCGCGACGACGAAGCCGTCCGCAATGCCGTCGAACGGCGCAGCGCCGTCACACCTTCCGGTTCTCCGACTTGA
- a CDS encoding cellulase family glycosylhydrolase: MTNLLTPTSPMPRPVSAAAYHIVETAAIKEDSETIGIADSDLYNATDDEIEARFNEMQALGVNTVRVVIPWAAIRPAEPGSALEQLFPPNWAKMDRIIQEATDRGFSVLGVLNSTPYYGGQDNSGCLGCVGVAPDPADFAAFAAEVAQRYQGEVSAYEVWNEPNSYKTWSPAVDPVAYTNVLKAAYTAIKAADPNATVVAGVLGAVVTVGNLTMDPVTFVQTMYANGAKGFFDALSYHPYNYQKTFAEQNPGFVSPLQMLLQMRQTMLNNGDDLVKIWATEYGLPTSLNADQAAAYQNQLKFISDFLTVWGEGLTDAQMAQLPAQYREIAASWEDWIGPAFIYSLRDRLGQELTEQGSFGLYYFDEASGEWKLKPAGEWIRDIIRERQSSDLAAALAASLQKLVQQVATTVQNTVVNQVVPAVQQTVQQVGSSVANALAQALAAWAASFKKTPTTPTTVAAIEAVDTAAVAEQAVTETFQKTAAVTTSETSDTTEKISASDGPAADKSEQSTKSDETKVVKEPTPAAATATEPATETDPKASENPPAATDDTKSSDDPKASTPATRKENDDAKDDAKDDDAKDDDAKKDGDKKSGADKKGAGGHSVTGKHGKGAVPNGKSVDEIKSKLGDHTPKSSKGTPKHAASEEASAPAAG; this comes from the coding sequence GTGACGAATTTGCTCACGCCCACCTCCCCGATGCCGCGGCCGGTCAGTGCGGCCGCTTATCACATCGTCGAAACGGCGGCGATAAAAGAGGACTCCGAGACCATCGGCATCGCCGATTCAGATTTGTACAACGCGACTGATGACGAGATCGAAGCCCGCTTCAACGAGATGCAGGCGTTGGGCGTCAACACGGTTCGGGTGGTCATCCCATGGGCGGCGATCAGGCCTGCAGAGCCAGGCTCGGCGTTGGAGCAGCTGTTCCCGCCGAACTGGGCGAAGATGGATCGCATCATCCAGGAGGCCACCGATCGCGGTTTCTCGGTGCTGGGGGTGCTGAATTCGACGCCGTACTACGGCGGGCAGGACAACTCCGGATGCTTGGGTTGTGTGGGTGTGGCGCCCGACCCGGCGGATTTCGCGGCATTCGCGGCGGAGGTTGCCCAGCGATACCAGGGTGAGGTTTCGGCCTACGAGGTGTGGAATGAGCCGAACTCCTACAAGACGTGGTCGCCTGCCGTTGATCCGGTCGCTTACACCAATGTGTTGAAGGCGGCGTATACGGCGATCAAAGCCGCAGACCCGAATGCCACCGTCGTGGCCGGTGTGCTTGGCGCGGTCGTCACCGTCGGCAATCTGACCATGGACCCGGTGACATTCGTGCAGACCATGTATGCCAACGGCGCCAAGGGTTTCTTCGATGCGCTGTCATATCACCCGTACAACTATCAAAAGACCTTCGCGGAGCAGAATCCCGGTTTCGTGTCGCCGCTGCAGATGCTGCTCCAAATGCGGCAGACCATGCTGAACAACGGCGACGACCTGGTGAAGATCTGGGCCACCGAATACGGCCTGCCGACATCGCTCAATGCCGACCAGGCGGCGGCCTACCAGAACCAGCTCAAATTCATCAGCGACTTCCTCACCGTCTGGGGTGAGGGGCTTACCGACGCCCAAATGGCGCAACTGCCGGCCCAGTACCGCGAAATCGCTGCTAGCTGGGAGGACTGGATCGGCCCGGCGTTCATCTACAGCCTGCGTGACCGGTTGGGCCAGGAACTGACCGAGCAGGGTTCGTTCGGCCTCTATTACTTCGACGAGGCGTCCGGTGAGTGGAAGTTGAAGCCGGCGGGCGAATGGATCAGGGACATCATCAGGGAGCGGCAGTCCAGTGACCTGGCCGCGGCCTTGGCGGCCTCGTTGCAGAAGTTGGTGCAGCAGGTGGCGACCACGGTGCAGAACACCGTCGTGAATCAGGTGGTGCCTGCGGTGCAGCAGACGGTGCAGCAGGTCGGCTCGTCAGTCGCCAACGCGTTGGCACAAGCACTCGCGGCGTGGGCGGCGTCCTTCAAGAAGACACCGACGACGCCGACCACGGTGGCCGCGATCGAAGCGGTCGACACGGCGGCGGTGGCCGAGCAGGCGGTGACCGAGACGTTCCAAAAAACCGCGGCCGTGACAACGTCGGAGACCAGCGACACGACCGAGAAGATCTCCGCGTCGGACGGACCTGCGGCCGACAAGTCAGAGCAGTCGACGAAGTCCGACGAGACAAAGGTGGTCAAGGAACCGACGCCCGCTGCGGCGACGGCGACGGAGCCGGCCACTGAAACGGACCCGAAGGCATCCGAGAATCCTCCCGCCGCAACCGATGACACCAAGTCGTCCGACGATCCGAAGGCGTCGACTCCGGCCACCCGGAAGGAGAACGACGACGCCAAGGACGACGCCAAGGACGACGATGCCAAGGACGACGATGCCAAGAAGGACGGGGACAAGAAGTCCGGCGCAGACAAGAAGGGTGCGGGCGGCCACTCGGTGACCGGCAAGCACGGAAAGGGTGCGGTACCCAACGGCAAGTCCGTCGACGAGATCAAGTCCAAGCTCGGCGACCACACTCCGAAGTCTTCGAAGGGTACGCCGAAGCACGCGGCCAGCGAGGAGGCGTCGGCTCCCGCGGCCGGTTAG
- a CDS encoding PucR family transcriptional regulator, whose protein sequence is MLTVAELVADPDLGLQLVAGRGGADREIEAAAVSELVNPGPWLQGGELLLTIGLLLPKTLAGCRSYLADLDAAGVRAVGIGLGAELPHQKAPARLVSAADEVGMPLLTVPDPVPFIAVTKAVFAYRARAERRDLEWALQTQRALTAAAVTPGGLLGILAAHRDTTGRSGVVIDLLGRVLAQSDSDAEHLVARLSGLLESVREQGLNAAAADISGGRRRELHALGARRLRAWLLIDGPAELPAAHQISGDLVSLLSLELERRHGLTTAQRRGRAQVLDRLARASVDDVVAARWLASVGLQDTDLRAAAVAAKDDADDLAADLLTSLPDALVRAAGEVVELAVPIDTDLPGALATLAGGRPAGIGIAVRPGSLVVSLRQARSALPASRVQGRHMHAEEIASSRLLLNTVGAQPLQAYADAVLGPLDAMDRSGELLRGLTAFLEHNGHWGSAAAALRVHRHTMRNRIEAVERLTGRRMESAQDRHELWLALRARDAARMSSD, encoded by the coding sequence ATGCTGACCGTTGCGGAGCTGGTCGCGGACCCCGATCTAGGGCTGCAGCTGGTCGCAGGGCGCGGCGGTGCCGACCGGGAAATCGAGGCCGCCGCGGTTTCTGAGCTGGTGAATCCCGGTCCATGGCTGCAGGGCGGCGAGCTGCTGTTGACCATCGGCCTGTTGCTGCCGAAGACCCTAGCGGGGTGCCGGTCCTATCTCGCCGACCTGGATGCCGCGGGGGTGCGCGCCGTCGGAATCGGGCTCGGCGCCGAACTGCCCCACCAGAAGGCGCCCGCACGACTGGTCAGCGCCGCCGACGAGGTCGGCATGCCGTTGTTGACGGTGCCCGATCCGGTGCCGTTCATCGCGGTGACGAAGGCGGTGTTCGCCTACCGGGCGCGCGCCGAACGGCGGGACCTGGAGTGGGCGCTGCAGACTCAGCGGGCCCTGACTGCAGCCGCCGTCACCCCCGGCGGGCTGCTCGGCATCCTTGCCGCCCACCGCGACACCACCGGCCGCTCGGGCGTGGTGATCGACTTGCTCGGCCGGGTCCTCGCCCAATCGGATTCGGACGCAGAGCATTTGGTTGCGCGACTGTCGGGGCTGCTGGAGTCGGTTCGCGAGCAGGGCCTCAACGCGGCAGCCGCCGACATCAGCGGTGGCCGCAGGCGGGAACTCCACGCGCTCGGCGCGCGCAGGCTTCGCGCCTGGCTGCTGATCGACGGACCCGCTGAATTGCCTGCTGCACATCAGATTTCGGGTGATCTGGTATCGCTGCTATCCCTCGAGCTCGAGCGCCGCCACGGGCTCACCACCGCTCAGCGCCGCGGCCGGGCCCAGGTGCTGGACCGGTTGGCCCGCGCCTCCGTCGACGATGTCGTCGCCGCGCGCTGGCTGGCGTCCGTCGGGCTGCAGGACACCGACTTGCGGGCCGCCGCCGTCGCCGCCAAGGACGACGCCGACGACTTGGCCGCCGACCTGCTCACCAGCCTGCCCGACGCATTGGTGCGCGCAGCGGGAGAGGTGGTCGAACTCGCGGTGCCCATCGACACGGACCTGCCGGGTGCGCTCGCCACGCTGGCGGGCGGTCGGCCTGCGGGCATCGGCATCGCGGTGCGACCCGGCTCGCTGGTCGTATCCCTGCGTCAGGCCCGGTCGGCGTTGCCCGCGAGCCGCGTCCAGGGCCGCCACATGCACGCCGAAGAAATCGCCAGCAGTCGGCTGCTCTTGAACACCGTTGGGGCGCAACCACTCCAGGCGTACGCCGACGCGGTGCTCGGGCCGCTCGACGCGATGGACCGGTCAGGCGAACTGCTGCGCGGGCTCACCGCTTTTCTCGAGCACAACGGGCACTGGGGCTCCGCGGCCGCCGCGCTGCGCGTTCACCGGCACACGATGCGCAACCGCATCGAGGCAGTTGAACGACTAACCGGGCGGCGCATGGAGTCCGCGCAGGACCGCCACGAATTGTGGCTGGCCCTGCGGGCTCGTGACGCCGCCCGGATGTCGTCGGACTAA